A stretch of Crossiella cryophila DNA encodes these proteins:
- a CDS encoding glycoside hydrolase family 2 TIM barrel-domain containing protein: MSSSYVEDPAPGHGSLRPRAYFRSDARSLDLGGDWRFLLSPNIPSAPEGIEYPEFDDSGWTDLPVPAHWQLHGHGKPAYTNVNYPFPVDPPRVPSDNPTGDYRRRFTLDGDWLTQPAVLRFDGIDSCARIWLNGNELGVTKGSRLPSEFEVGPLLRAGENLLVVRVHQWSAASYLEDQDMWWLSGIFRAVTLLARPAGGIPDYWIHADYDHRTGRGTLSVDTDPAVRLSIPELDLHDHPATQPISFAAVDPWSAEEPRLYQGELATDTERVQVRIGFRTVSIEDGQVKVNGRRVFFRGVNRHEHHPDHGRAVPLDTARADVELMKQHNINAVRTSHYPPDPAFLALCDEYGLWVIDECDLETHGFGKFDWDRNPGDDPQWSDAYLDRMRRMVERDKNHPSIILWSLGNEGHTGANFARMAQWTRDRDPGRPIHYEGDLDCAYVDVYSRMYAHTQEVDRIGRGEVDNPRHRELPFLLCEYAHAMGNGPGGLLEYRELFERHPRCQGGFIWEWIDHGIRRHTPDGREYFAYGGDFGETIHDGNFVIDGLLFPDRTPSPGLTELAKIYEPVRITATTDGLRIENHHDHTTLSHLTFHWTLETEGTQVAQGELPVPTLHSGQSIDLPLPELPATQGETWLTIHATLATDTPWAKAGHLIAWGQLPITPATPPVRTGAVRILHAPTELRLGLGGFDPHTGTLTSLGGHRVTGPRVDLWRATTDNDRGEHHPDATAWREAGLHRVQHRVAQIHPGDTELLVRTRVAPPGLAFGLLADYLWTADTDSLRLRLDLAPDGEWPCTLPRLGLRLAIPGAFDRVRWFGGGPGEAYADSRQAARIGLHTATVDELQTPYVFPQENGNRIDVRWAELSTVDGQVLRIEGLPTFDLTARRWTTEALEAARHTTDLTPTDQIHLNLDLAQHGLGTNSCGPGVLPQYRLHPRKAALELVFRI, encoded by the coding sequence ATGTCGTCGTCCTACGTCGAGGACCCCGCCCCCGGTCACGGCAGCCTGCGCCCGCGTGCGTACTTCCGCTCGGACGCGCGTTCGCTGGATCTGGGCGGCGACTGGCGTTTCCTGTTGTCCCCCAACATCCCCTCCGCTCCCGAAGGCATCGAGTACCCGGAGTTCGACGACTCCGGCTGGACCGACCTGCCGGTGCCCGCGCACTGGCAGCTGCACGGTCACGGCAAACCCGCCTACACCAACGTCAACTACCCCTTCCCGGTCGATCCGCCCCGGGTGCCATCGGACAACCCGACCGGTGACTACCGGCGCCGCTTCACCCTGGACGGCGACTGGCTCACCCAGCCCGCCGTGCTGCGCTTCGACGGCATCGACTCCTGCGCCCGGATCTGGCTCAACGGCAACGAACTCGGCGTCACCAAGGGCAGCAGGCTGCCCAGCGAGTTCGAGGTCGGACCGCTGCTGCGCGCGGGGGAGAACCTCCTGGTCGTGCGGGTGCACCAGTGGTCGGCGGCCAGCTACCTGGAAGACCAGGACATGTGGTGGCTCTCCGGCATCTTCCGTGCCGTCACCCTGCTCGCCCGCCCGGCAGGCGGCATCCCGGACTACTGGATCCACGCCGACTACGACCACCGCACCGGCCGCGGCACGCTGAGCGTGGACACCGATCCCGCTGTGCGCCTGAGCATCCCCGAACTCGACCTGCACGACCACCCGGCCACCCAGCCGATCAGCTTCGCCGCCGTCGACCCGTGGAGCGCCGAGGAACCCCGCCTGTACCAAGGCGAACTGGCCACCGACACCGAACGCGTCCAGGTCCGCATCGGCTTCCGCACCGTGTCCATTGAGGACGGACAGGTCAAGGTCAACGGCAGGCGGGTGTTCTTCCGCGGCGTCAACCGGCACGAGCACCACCCCGACCACGGCCGCGCCGTACCCCTGGACACCGCCCGCGCCGACGTCGAACTGATGAAGCAGCACAACATCAACGCCGTCCGCACCAGCCACTACCCACCCGACCCCGCCTTCCTGGCCCTCTGCGACGAGTACGGCCTCTGGGTGATCGACGAATGCGACCTGGAAACCCACGGCTTCGGCAAGTTCGACTGGGATCGCAACCCCGGCGACGATCCACAGTGGAGCGACGCCTACCTGGACCGCATGCGCCGCATGGTGGAACGCGACAAGAACCACCCCAGCATCATCCTGTGGTCCCTCGGCAACGAAGGCCACACCGGCGCCAACTTCGCCCGCATGGCCCAGTGGACCCGCGACCGCGACCCCGGCCGCCCGATCCACTACGAGGGCGACCTCGACTGCGCCTACGTCGACGTGTACAGCCGGATGTACGCCCACACCCAGGAGGTCGACCGGATCGGCCGCGGCGAGGTGGACAACCCACGCCACCGCGAACTCCCGTTCCTGCTCTGCGAATACGCCCACGCCATGGGCAACGGCCCCGGCGGCCTGCTGGAATACCGCGAACTCTTCGAGCGGCACCCACGCTGCCAGGGCGGCTTCATCTGGGAATGGATCGACCACGGCATCCGCCGGCACACCCCCGACGGCCGCGAGTACTTCGCCTACGGCGGCGACTTCGGCGAGACCATCCACGACGGCAACTTCGTCATCGACGGCCTGCTCTTCCCTGACCGCACCCCCTCACCCGGCCTGACCGAACTGGCCAAGATCTACGAACCGGTCCGGATCACCGCCACCACCGACGGCCTCCGCATCGAGAACCACCACGACCACACCACCCTGTCCCACCTGACCTTCCACTGGACCCTGGAAACCGAAGGCACCCAGGTAGCCCAAGGCGAACTCCCCGTCCCCACCCTCCACTCCGGACAGTCCATCGACCTCCCCCTGCCCGAACTCCCCGCCACCCAAGGCGAAACCTGGCTCACCATCCACGCCACCCTCGCCACCGACACCCCCTGGGCCAAGGCAGGCCACCTGATCGCCTGGGGCCAACTCCCCATCACCCCAGCCACTCCGCCCGTCCGCACCGGCGCGGTCCGAATCCTGCACGCGCCAACCGAACTACGCCTCGGCCTGGGCGGCTTCGACCCGCACACCGGCACCCTGACCAGCCTCGGCGGCCACCGGGTCACCGGCCCGCGAGTCGACCTGTGGCGCGCCACCACCGACAACGACCGCGGCGAACACCACCCCGACGCCACCGCCTGGCGCGAGGCCGGACTGCACCGGGTCCAGCACCGCGTCGCCCAGATCCACCCCGGCGACACCGAACTCCTGGTCCGCACCAGGGTCGCCCCACCCGGCCTGGCCTTCGGCCTGCTCGCCGACTACCTCTGGACCGCCGACACCGACTCACTGCGCCTGCGCCTCGACCTGGCCCCCGACGGCGAATGGCCATGCACCCTGCCCCGCCTGGGCCTGCGCCTGGCCATCCCCGGCGCGTTCGACCGGGTGCGCTGGTTCGGCGGCGGCCCTGGCGAGGCATACGCCGACAGCCGCCAGGCCGCCCGCATCGGCCTGCACACCGCCACCGTCGACGAACTCCAGACCCCGTACGTCTTCCCACAGGAGAACGGCAACCGGATCGACGTCCGCTGGGCCGAACTGTCCACAGTAGACGGCCAGGTGCTGCGCATCGAGGGCCTGCCCACCTTCGACCTCACCGCCCGCCGCTGGACCACCGAGGCCCTGGAAGCCGCCCGCCACACCACCGACCTGACCCCCACCGACCAGATCCACCTCAACCTGGACCTGGCCCAGCACGGCCTCGGCACCAATTCCTGCGGCCCCGGCGTGCTCCCGCAGTACCGCCTGCACCCGCGCAAGGCCGCCCTGGAGCTGGTGTTCCGGATCTGA
- a CDS encoding carbohydrate ABC transporter permease: MTRSGRILTYLALAIGALILVFPYYWLAVMASNDTGDIYSTPPTLTFGGKLFANIGEVFARIDFFGSLLNTLIVAIATTLLVLFFDSLAAFTFAKYQFPGSSVLFGLLLATFVVPTQLAAIPQFSIMAGIGWVGDLKALIVPAAANAFGIFWMRQYCRQALPDELLEAARMDGAGFFRIYWTIALPLLRPALAFLGIFTFVNAWNDYLWPLVVLVDANNVTLQVALSQLKGVYVQDYSVVMAGTLVAIVPLIIVFLFGARHFIKNIAAGALKG; the protein is encoded by the coding sequence ATGACCCGCTCCGGCCGGATCCTGACCTATCTCGCGCTCGCCATCGGCGCGCTGATCCTGGTCTTCCCGTACTACTGGCTGGCCGTGATGGCCTCCAACGACACCGGCGATATCTACTCCACCCCGCCCACGCTGACCTTCGGCGGCAAGCTGTTCGCCAACATCGGCGAGGTCTTCGCCCGGATCGACTTCTTCGGCTCGCTGCTGAACACCTTGATCGTGGCCATCGCGACCACGCTGCTGGTGCTGTTCTTCGACTCGCTGGCCGCCTTCACCTTCGCCAAGTACCAGTTCCCCGGAAGCTCTGTCCTCTTTGGACTCCTGCTGGCCACTTTCGTGGTGCCCACCCAGCTGGCGGCCATCCCACAGTTCAGCATCATGGCCGGGATCGGCTGGGTCGGCGACCTCAAGGCGCTGATCGTCCCGGCCGCGGCCAACGCCTTCGGCATCTTCTGGATGCGCCAGTACTGCCGCCAGGCCCTGCCGGATGAACTCCTGGAGGCCGCGCGGATGGACGGCGCCGGGTTCTTCCGGATCTACTGGACCATCGCGCTTCCGTTGCTGCGCCCGGCCCTGGCCTTCCTGGGCATCTTCACCTTCGTCAACGCCTGGAACGACTACCTGTGGCCGCTGGTGGTACTGGTCGACGCCAACAACGTCACCCTGCAGGTGGCGCTGTCCCAGCTCAAGGGCGTCTACGTGCAGGACTACAGCGTGGTCATGGCGGGCACCCTGGTCGCGATCGTGCCGCTGATCATCGTCTTCCTCTTCGGGGCAAGGCACTTCATCAAGAACATCGCCGCCGGCGCCCTCAAGGGCTGA
- a CDS encoding carbohydrate ABC transporter permease encodes MPAATLSRGRRARRYLPYYLAISPFFILFAVFGAYPVLYSFYLALQRWNGVGAMEWVGLDNFAFLFTDPTFWHSIYNTLLIWVMSTVPMTALALLVALGLNSSIRLRGLFQVAYFLPNVTSVVAMSLVFGSIFSSEFGILNWLLGLLGVGQVEWLTSPWGIRVAISLMIIWRWTGYNAIIFLAGLQAIPNDVLEAAKVDGAGRLRTFFSVTLPLLRPVLLFSVVMSAIGGMQVFTESQVLLGDRGGTDGAGMTMVLYLYNEAFVHSDFGYGSAIAWGVFLVVVIFSIINWRLIQRPESAPGGIR; translated from the coding sequence ATGCCTGCCGCCACGCTGAGCAGGGGCCGCCGCGCGCGCCGCTACCTGCCCTACTACCTGGCGATCTCGCCGTTCTTCATCCTGTTCGCGGTCTTCGGTGCCTATCCGGTCCTCTACTCCTTCTACCTCGCGCTGCAACGCTGGAACGGCGTCGGCGCGATGGAGTGGGTCGGCCTGGACAATTTCGCCTTCCTGTTCACCGACCCCACCTTCTGGCACTCCATCTACAACACCCTGCTGATCTGGGTGATGTCCACGGTGCCGATGACCGCGCTGGCCCTGCTGGTCGCACTCGGGCTGAACTCCTCGATCCGCCTGCGCGGGCTGTTCCAGGTGGCCTACTTCCTGCCGAACGTCACCTCGGTGGTGGCCATGTCGCTGGTGTTCGGCTCGATCTTCAGCAGCGAGTTCGGCATCCTCAACTGGCTGCTCGGCCTGCTCGGCGTCGGCCAGGTGGAATGGCTGACCAGCCCGTGGGGTATCAGGGTGGCCATCTCGCTGATGATCATCTGGCGCTGGACCGGGTACAACGCGATCATCTTCCTGGCCGGGCTGCAGGCCATCCCGAACGATGTGCTGGAAGCGGCCAAAGTGGACGGTGCCGGTAGGTTGCGCACCTTCTTCTCGGTGACGCTTCCGTTGCTGCGCCCGGTGTTGCTGTTCTCGGTGGTGATGTCGGCCATCGGCGGCATGCAGGTCTTCACCGAGTCCCAGGTGCTGCTCGGCGATCGCGGCGGCACCGACGGCGCGGGCATGACCATGGTGCTCTACCTGTACAACGAGGCTTTCGTGCACAGCGACTTCGGCTACGGCTCGGCCATCGCCTGGGGCGTGTTCCTGGTCGTGGTGATCTTCTCGATCATCAACTGGCGGCTGATCCAGCGCCCGGAGAGCGCCCCGGGAGGCATTCGATGA